The genomic region GTAACATAGGTAAGGAAATGTGCTTGCTTACAGGTTTGAAGCTGACAGCATCCCTTTAAATAAGGAAATACATTTGCTGAGAAGAGAAAGTTACCTGGAAAGCTCTGTACAAGGCCGCAGTGGAGCAGCTAACACTACTCTGGTTCAAGTGCTCTGAATATTCTCCACGGACTGGCTTCAAAAAAATCTCTcacttagaaaaagaaattctttttaaaaaatgcaaccTGTGATTGTCTATCCTAGCAGTGCCCTGTGACATTTGTACAATAGAAAAGTGGTGCTTTAAATAGTGACTTGAAAGCTACTGCCACGTGCTTTATACAGCATGCAACAACACCAGGGACTGGGGACACCGCCcgggctgcagagctgcctccaacagctccagcatccctggggaaGCGCCACGGGAGCCACGGCCAGGCTGGACCTCCTCCCAGCAGCTTCATCTCCGTGTGCTGTCCTTCCAGTAACACAAATATTAAATACACTCAGTCTGTAAATAGTTTAACAATCTTTGTCAGCAACAATATTTACTTTGGCAAAACCAGAGTTGCAATGAACAGACGTGTCCATCACACAGTCTGCAGCAAGTTCTTTGGTGGAAGCCAAGAAGTGAAGAAAAGGCTCCTTCTTGCTAGAGCCTGAGGAAGAATATTGCACAGAGACTCATAGGAGAAATGCTGGTGATTCCAAACGGGAGCATCACTGCGGGAGAGCTTCCTTCTCTGCCGGCATCGGGAGAACGGGCTCCTCCAGGCTCGGTGATTCACAGCTGTTCTCCGGTAGCCTTGCTCTGGGCTGAGGGAGCAGTGATGCTGCAGTAAACTCGGGGAGGAGGGGATGACGGCTGGGGATCGAGGAGGGGTGGGCAgaggggtggaggggaggaTGGCAGAGGAGTGGAGGCAGCACCAGCAGGCGCTCACACGAACCCGCAGCCACACCAGGGCCCGCTGACCTCTGCCCCAGAGCGCTCGCTGAGTGTCCCTGCCGGGCTCCCTCCGCTCCCGGATCGTGCAAGGGGCTGGAGATCATCCTCACCTGGCTGTGCAGAGAACAGCCCCTCCAAAGCCTGGCTGGTTCTTTCATACGACTTGCTCCTACCTTGGCCGAAACACATCACTCATCTCTTTGTGTGTGCCGTGCTAGCGGGGACACGGCTGCTCCACTGGGATGCCACATCCCCGCCATTCCTGCACCTGCATCCTGAACATCTGCCTCCAATGTCCAGAGCTCTCTGCTCCAAGGtcacctgctgcagcctgatCCTGTTCAGAATGCAGCCAGGACGGCTCCTGGGCTTTCAGCCCCTCAGGACATGCCAAGGTGCCACCACAAACACGATGATCTCCAACTCTGATccacctggagcagagctgtgcacgGATGGGGCAATGCAGCTTTGGGCAGGAGGGAAACAAGAGCCGGGCTGTGCAGAGAAGGGTGCTTGCTAcctggctgggcacagctccctgcttcTCACCCTGGCATGGGCATGGCCAAGGTGAGCACAACAGGTTTGCCTGAAAGACTggatgaggagaggagaggagaggagaggagaggagaggagaggagaggagaggagaggagaggagaggagaggagaggagaggagaggagaggagaggagaggagaacaGTGGGCTCTCCTCTCCATGATTTCCTGTTGCCACCCAGGTGAGGTCACCTCACCACACAGTCTTGTCATGAGCTGCTCCAGTTCTCACGAGAGTGACTGCTAAAaccggggcggggggcgggggggaagactaaagaaagaaaagtgaagttCTTGTCAATCCAAGGATGTGTTGTTTCAGGCACTGGTGTCCTCTGTGGGGTTGTATCAATGGAGGAAAACCAAAGTACCAGAGTTGTTGTGCTGTCATTTTCAGTGACTGGAAATTCAAACAAGTTTATATGCTGGGAAAATGACtccagtttcccctggatgaGGCACGTTAGCCCTGCATGTTCTCTCGCACGACAGGAACACTGTGCCGCCTGCTGCAGGCTCACAGCATCCTGCCCCAGCGCATCCCTTCACCACTGCTGCAGGTGCAGGTCCATGCTGGTGTTCAGGTTGAGGTCGGCAACATCCAGGAAATCGATGTTGAAGATGCTGGGGCCGGCAGGGGTGAGCGAGCTGAAGCcggtggcagagctggggggggtGAGGTCCAGCCACTCCATTGTTTCCCACGGAGACTCAGTGAAACTCATTTGTAAACCGGAGCCTTcggcaggggaaggggagagctgCGTTTCCATGGGCGAGAGGGGAGTCTGTAAAATCTCCTGGGAGTTGAGCAGTTCATCTGCGGCTTTGCCGGAGAACCCCTCCATCATCCCTTCGAAGTGGGGCTCCTCTGCCCCCATCTTCAGCAGGGCCATCTCGCTGACCCTGCCCAGGGGGCTGTGGGCGTTGAGCAGCACCTCGAGGTGGGCGTCGCTGCTGCCCGGGCAGTGCTCGAAGGGCAGCGGCGCCGCGGACCCCGGCTCGAACGGGGCGGAGCCCTTGGGGACGGAGGCACCGGAGTTCCCTGTAGACACCATTATCTGAGGTACTTTCTGGAGGCAGGACCGATCTTCCTTGGCATTGGCTGGAATTTCTGTCAACAAATGAGAGGGATTTGAGGTGCTCTGACAGTGCCCGCcgctgctgggcacaggggcaccaCCACAGCCCTCCAGCTGACCTCTTGGGCATCCCCAGGGAGACTTGCTCCCCACTCAATCCCACTGGCACTGCTTGCCCACCCTCCCTGCGGGAAGCCTCGCTCATTCCTGCTTTCTGACCTTGATCCCCTGCGTTTGGACACAGTCCCTAGGGCACAGGCACTggcagctgtccccagggggctgggaaagggcacaggcagcacttTGCACGGGGGAGGGCACCAGAAGTGCTCTGTGTGGGAGATGgcactggcagcactgggaagggggGGGACACCGAGGGCTctgtgtggggagggggctggcagtgctgtgcacagggctgctgccctgctgtcccttCTCTCTGCACAGGTGACAGCCGAGCCCAGACCACCCCAGCGGGTTGGCACATGCAGCAGCAGGTTCCAGGAGGGCCAATATGCTTTTGGGTTCAATCTCagtggctgctggcacagggaggtcAGGTGAAAGCTGTACTCGactcaggcagctctgctggggtgCACAGAATGCACTGAGCCCCACAGACCGAGGCTGGCCTGGAGGGGAAGCCCTGGAGGGGAACAGGGAAGCAGAGCGTACCTCCACTCTCAATCAGCACGTCCAGGAGCTCGTCCATCTGCTGACTTCGTGTCATCTGCTGCAGCAAACGACAAAGAGGAGAGTAGAGGGCATTAGGAGGAGAGTCCCTCCAGCCACAAGCCAAGTAGATGGCTCTAGACCCTAAAAAAGATGGCTCTAGACCCCACAAATGGCTTCCTCCCATGCAGAAGAGAGGCCATACCAAcatggggctggcagcagcattcAGGGCACCGCAGGGTGTGGCTCAATCACGGTGGATCCAGGGAGCAAAGcacccttccctgctgccaacCCTCTGCTCAGTGGCCACTACagcctgccctgtccctgggccCTCAGGACACAGCAACATTTTGGCCCCAGCACCTCACACTGGCATGtgcctgcctgccctccctgctTCTTGCACTGCccatctccctcctctccctgacTGGAACCTGGAGGATCTCCTGCACGCCCCCATAAGCCCATTTTCACTCTGCCAGCAGCATCACTCCACTTTCCTAAAGGCACCACCACTCCCAGCACTGAGGCTGCTCCCAGACTCTGGTGGGAAGGAAGACGGCCAGTCCTCCCCGGGGGCACAGCGCTGCAGGTACGGCTCAGGGGGGCAGatggcacagagcaggatgaGGTTTCCTGGTGACCTGGGAATGCTCAAGGGTCTGTCTCTCCCAGAGCACCGAGAACCCAAAGAGAGTACACTGGCAGCCTGGGGGACTCGGGGGGTGTCAGGACCCCTGGGTGCGCAGGGGAGGAAGGTCAGCAACTAACCCTTCAAAAAAGCCCATTCCTCATGGAAACAGACCTGTCCTACCCAGAGACCACAGAACAGGCTGGAACTCCTGCAGCTGAGTCCCACTAACCGCAAAAAGACATCATGGGCAGCCCTAGCCCTGTAGGAAACAAAAACCATGCAGTTACCTGCTTCACTGCATCCTCATAGGCTGGAGGCTGCTTTACCTCTGACAGGGCTGGGCTTGACTTACAAAAACTTGGGGATGAAATAGAAAACTTTTGGCCTGACTGCGCAGCCATCTGCATGGGGAGATACAGGGAAATGGAGTCAATGCACGGCGGGAGGCCCGGCGCTCTCACCCCTGCTGGGGTTGGTGTGGTGCCGGGGAAAATCACGATTTTGTGGgtcaaacaaaaacaaaatgccTGGGCTGTGAGCAGGATAGAGGGAGGTAAACCAGCTCCCTGACCTGGCTCTGAGATGCAGGGCCAGGCTGGCCTCTGGTCACTGCCAGGGCACAGACAGGGTGTCACAGAACGTCCTGGTGCTCAGTCAGCTGTGGAGGCACAGGACAAAGGGAagacagagatgctgctggtggTCAGCTGTGCTTGGCCAGCGATGAGGCActtccccagcccccccccagcccctccccatcACCACCTGACTGGAGGCATCTCACAGAGCTCAAGCCAGGGAAGATCACGCAAAAGAGGGAAACCTCTGCCTGTGCCAAACACCTGTGTATCTTTGCCAGCTTTTTGCCAGGCTCCCCTTCCAGGATGGACCACATTTGAAGCACAGTGcctgccagctgctgtgcccaTCACCTCTAAGGTCCTTGTGTGTCCTTCCCCACTGCCTGGCCATGGCTTTGTCCCACAAAAACCAGCACCAGGGGATTCACCCTCCAGGTGGGCTGGATCCAGGAGTGGATCCAGGGCAGCAGTGAGGTCACTCTGCCTGGCCATGCACATCCCGGCCACCATTCTGTGGAGGGCAGCTGAAAGGAACACTACCCCTGGCTCATGGgaaacagcactgcagtgctgggcagaCAGGAGGAGTTCTTGCTGAAGAAGGACCCTCACTCCTGGGAGTCccttgcaggcagcagaggaatATCCAGGATGGGTGGTGGTGGAGTAGGGATGAGCTGCAGGACACAATGGAACCATCCCCTCTGTACACTCCCAGCCcttgggcagggagggaggagctggagatgcccctgcagagcctctgctccctcctgacCCTCACTGACCACTgcccagctgcccagagcagccctgctgcctctctTGGCTATCACCTCACAGCACTGTGTCCCACTGCCCATTgcccccacagctctgctgtggtgcCCAGTTCACCTCCACAGCCCCAGGCACCCCCTGCATCCCCTGCTCGCTGCTCCCCATTGCCCAGCTCACCCATACCAGTGTTCCCATCACCCTCCTCACCCCTACAGCAGCCCCACTGCCTGCCTCACCCCAACCCCACTGCCCTCCATGCCCCTTCCACTGGCAGCTCTGTCTCTGCCCTCCCCACACTAAATTGCTGCCCTTTCCCACCTCACTGGCCATGCTGTTtgccagctgcccacagcacctACCTCACTGTCctctggacacagcactgaGCCCCACTCTGTGCCACTGTGCAGGGCTGCACCCCAGGGCCTGCTCGGGGCTGCCGTGGGTGGgttgggagcagccctgctctggcgTGGGCTGCCCTGCACACCCAGGCTGCCCCTGCCACACCCCCGTGTGCCCACCCTGCACCCCTGGCATGGCACCGACCACtgaaaggtgctgctgctccctgaggagCCCTGGGAGGGCCCTGCATGGACTGGGGCTGCCATCAGCAGAACCCTGTGCTGTTTTGTGCTGGCAgcgtgtccccctccccaggcgTTCGTACCTGTCCAGGGGGCTGAGTGAGGAGGGGTGGCTGCTGAGGACAActctctgctgggctggtggCCAGCTGGGGAGGCACAAGCTCTCTCTGACTGCAGACCTCaactgccagccctgctccagcttcctGAGAAAAGGCTTCCCCGGGGCAActgctctcctccagctcagTGGTGAAAATCCCTCACACACTGCTGGGAGCCACAATGGCTTGGCAAGATGTTGGgaagccctgcagccctgcagcgGGGTCTCCCAGGGGTGTAGGAACTGTGCCAGGGCTCTCCCAGGAGCTGAGGGATCCATGCTGGTGCCTCCCTGCTGTGTAtagagctgtgccagggctccaTGGGGcatgggcagctgtgccaggactCCCCCAGGGGCAGagcaagctgtgccaggactCCCCCTGAGGGGAGAGGCAGCTGGGTTTGGGCTCTTTTAGGGTAGAagaagctgtgccagtgctcccCCAGGGAAGTGGGAGCTTGCCAGGACCCCTCCAGGGGCAGAGAGAACTGTGccagggctccccagggcagagggaacTGTGCCAGGGCTCCACATGGCAGAGCATGCTCTGCCAGGACTTTCCCAGGACACGGGGAACTTTGCCAGTGCTCACCTAGGGGCAgagagagctgggctggggtcccctggggaagaggggagctgtgccagggctccgTGGGGCatgggagctgtgctgtggccGCCCCAGGGCAACTGGCTGTGGTGTTTGGCTCTCCAGAAGATACCCTGCAAAGGACCCTGCAGTGCTATCAGCTTCCAACCCATCGTCCAGCTGGGATACTCTCTGCCCTGCCAGTGGCCCCGGGCCAAGAGGAAAGGCCTCCCCCAGGCAGGTGTGACCCCGTGGGGGCCCGGGCTGGCACTCACCGGCGCTGTGcggaggcagctgctgcccggCGGGGACCCGCTGCGGCCCTCGGGGGACACGGGCAGCAGGTAGTGGCTGTTGGGGGACGGCGGCAGGCTGATGTGCTGGGGGCTCTTTGCAGCCCCCAGGGGAGAGTGCTGGGGGGAGCACTGCGGGCTCAGGAATGTCGAGGAGGTGATGGCGCTCTGCCCTGCGGGCTCCAAGCAGTGGCTATTTACAATGTGGGGCACCTGCGGCACCCCACAGTTACTCAGCTTATCCGAGCTGCTGGCCTGGCCTTTCAGGGCCATTTGTTTGGATGCAAATGGACAGCTGGACACGGTGTTTTCTTGCTTGATAGGGACACCAAAGAAATGCtgagcaggctgctgcttctcctcgAGGCCGTTGCTTCTCTTTCGCTTCTGGAGCTGCATCCGCAGCTCTTCCACctgcctctgctcttgctgcagctTCCACGTCAGTTCATTGATGACCTTCTGCTTCTCCACCAGCATCTTGTCTTTCTCTGTGTCTATTCCTTCCAGTTCCAGCTGGATGCTCCCTCCATTCATGCTGCTCATGAGGCTTTCCTCAGTGCTGCCTTGAACTGGAGATGGCTGGAGACCAAACTGTGGAGAAGACATGGGCCCATCGTTGAAGGTGTCTGGCAAAGAGCCGCTCACAGAGAGGTCAGAGGAGGCGGGCGAGATGGGTGGGgtggagctggtgctgccaaAGTGGTAGAAGCCGTTTGATAACATGCTGGTGGAGGACTGTGACTGGTAACTCGACAGGGTGCTTGTCGGAGTGACTGGGAAGGTGACGGTGGTGATCTCACTGAAGTTTGGCACCGTGGTGCTGCTGCACTCCTGGAAGGGCCGCAGCCGCTCCATCAGCGCTGTCTTGGTACCCGACACGGGCAGGCCTCGTATTcggagctgctgcctcagctctgaCACCTGGAAGGAAAGTCACTCGTGGTCAGTCTCAGGGGCAGATAAGCCCTTTAGAAACCCAGTGCTTCTAACAAGGAGTCTTGGATCACAGGCTCGCAGCTTCCAGCTTTGAAGCTCTGCCCTCCCAGGTGCTCCCTGTCTCACCTGCAGTCACCAGAGTCACAATGCACAGGCCTGACCACTGCACATCCTGCAGAATCTCAACCCTTCCTAACAGGAAaaccttcctccttcctccaagAATGTGACTCCTCTCCATAACCAGCAGTGGTCCTTGGGTCATGGAAGAAACTCAGCATTCCCTTTCTAGCAGTAGATTTCTCCATGAGCAGAGGACTTAAACACAGACCAGGAGCCAGCTGACAGCTCAGAGAATGTGACACATACTTTGGAGCCACCTGCTCTATGCTCAGGCACACGATTCAGTCACCTGAGCTGGGGCAAGCTCACATTATTTCTACCTCTGGGCTGCCCCCAGATCTCTGCTCCTAGAAGGATTTGGCCTTCCCCATGGCTGAGGGTCCATTAGCAAAGTATAAAAGAACAGCTGATAGGAGGGATTCTCCTCTATGCCCTCTCTTACCTACATGAGAGGTGCTCAAAACAGTTCATGTACCAGGAGGTACCTGCTcatgcagagctgagctggcctggctgcagtAACCACTGGGGAGCTGAGACACAGGGGAGGCCATGCTACCCTACCACCTTCTGGCTGGTCTGTCAGAGCATCCATAATgtccaccccaaaaccacagagggatggagccaggagctgcaggagcagcagctcagatgaTCCTTTAGCTTGACCTGCAGTCTGCCTAGGCTACACCTGTGGATTGCTGATACCCAGGCCAGAGCAGTGCACCCTCTCAtcacctgcagagcagcaagcCCTCATGTTCAGAACCTCCCCAGTGACCAAGCCCTGCCCcagggtgctgtgctgtgctcctgggTGGCTCAGAGCACAGGGTTCAGGTGTGCTGATCTGTAACATGGTCCCTCCCAGCCTAGGGCACTCCCCTGACACACTCAGAGGCGGCACAGCACGCTCAGGCTGTGACATTCTGCTCCTGCAGTGACAAAGTTTGCACTCACTTTGAGATCATCCAGGTTGGATGGCAGAGGCCCTGGCTTGATAGATGAGACACAAGTCTGGCCTGAAAAGGTGGTTTTCACTGGAGAAAGAGGGGTGTTGTTGACAGAAGCTGATGAAGAATTTGAACTTTTGACCATTTGCTCGTTTGATTGCCTGAAATAACAAAGGAGATTTGGGGTGAGTTGTCTGTTCCCCCAAGGTCCTTGTGCCCGGCATCCCATCCCTCCACTCCCTTGCTGTCTCCTATATGAGAGTTAAGGATGGCCAAGGAAAACCAGGCTGGGCTGTACGAGATTGCTCCTACAGGAGCAGGTCACAGGTACCCCGGCCAGAATGGCTTGGAAGGAGTTTGTGCAGTTCCCAAGCTTTTCTGTTCAGTGGCATGCCTCTATCCCCTTGCTCTGGCACAAATGGATACAGCAGGGGAAAGTCTGGAGAGAGACAGGACTaagtcctgctgctggcacagtgcCACTCACTTTAGCTGTCCTTGGTGCATCCCGGGGtagctgaagtgctgctgctgctgctgctgctgctgctgctgctgctgctgctgctggctgaggatctggagctgcaggaagagctgctgctgctggagcagtctGGCATATGCAGAATCCATGGGTGGAGGGgacttttctgctttctggtcTGGAGGGATGTACTGGTGGTACTTGAGCTTCTTCACTTTGGGCTTGGTGTCTTTGGGCTTTTTGTGACGGTTCTTGCTATCGCTGGATGATTTGGACTGCTGGGCcaagaaggaaaggaattagGTGTGAGAAGAGCTCCTGTCATCACCATGGGGCCTCAGAGGCCTGGGATAGAAcaaaggcagctcctgctggcaccCTGACACCCCAGCTCCAAGAGCTGCTGAGCCTGGATGTGGGGGACTCCCTCGGCACTGTGTCCcatctca from Corvus moneduloides isolate bCorMon1 chromosome 19, bCorMon1.pri, whole genome shotgun sequence harbors:
- the MYOCD gene encoding myocardin isoform X2, producing MNGVIKQDRSDHKSAPAGNEEEKAPKEKSASEVRDGTKLQPPPFAERKNVLQLRLQQRRTREQLADQGIMPPLKSPSAFHEQRKSLERAKTEDYLKHKIRSRPERSDLVNMHILQDSAAEGSIQSTQMKLKRARLADDLNEKIALRPGPLELVEKNIIPVDSAVKEAIKGTQGGFPRPADAFAFEEDSSNDGLSPERPRSRGSPGPAEPPPGSKAPEPPPAAPAGAPQDRPPSADGHAPDTAPGQGSQCDSPKQPAGQESPTLPVPSAVKSKSSSDSKNRHKKPKDTKPKVKKLKYHQYIPPDQKAEKSPPPMDSAYARLLQQQQLFLQLQILSQQQQQQQQQQQQQQQHFSYPGMHQGQLKQSNEQMVKSSNSSSASVNNTPLSPVKTTFSGQTCVSSIKPGPLPSNLDDLKVSELRQQLRIRGLPVSGTKTALMERLRPFQECSSTTVPNFSEITTVTFPVTPTSTLSSYQSQSSTSMLSNGFYHFGSTSSTPPISPASSDLSVSGSLPDTFNDGPMSSPQFGLQPSPVQGSTEESLMSSMNGGSIQLELEGIDTEKDKMLVEKQKVINELTWKLQQEQRQVEELRMQLQKRKRSNGLEEKQQPAQHFFGVPIKQENTVSSCPFASKQMALKGQASSSDKLSNCGVPQVPHIVNSHCLEPAGQSAITSSTFLSPQCSPQHSPLGAAKSPQHISLPPSPNSHYLLPVSPEGRSGSPPGSSCLRTAPMAAQSGQKFSISSPSFCKSSPALSEVKQPPAYEDAVKQQMTRSQQMDELLDVLIESGEIPANAKEDRSCLQKVPQIMVSTGNSGASVPKGSAPFEPGSAAPLPFEHCPGSSDAHLEVLLNAHSPLGRVSEMALLKMGAEEPHFEGMMEGFSGKAADELLNSQEILQTPLSPMETQLSPSPAEGSGLQMSFTESPWETMEWLDLTPPSSATGFSSLTPAGPSIFNIDFLDVADLNLNTSMDLHLQQW
- the MYOCD gene encoding myocardin isoform X13 codes for the protein MHILQDSAAEGSIQSTQMKLKRARLADDLNEKIALRPGPLELVEKNIIPVDSAVKEAIKGTQGGFPRPADAFAFEEDSSNDGLSPERPRSRGSPGPAEPPPGSKAPEPPPAAPAGAPQDRPPSADGHAPDTAPGQGSQCDSPKQPAGQESPTLPVPSAVKQSKSSSDSKNRHKKPKDTKPKVKKLKYHQYIPPDQKAEKSPPPMDSAYARLLQQQQLFLQLQILSQQQQQQQQQQQQQQQHFSYPGMHQGQLKQSNEQMVKSSNSSSASVNNTPLSPVKTTFSGQTCVSSIKPGPLPSNLDDLKVSELRQQLRIRGLPVSGTKTALMERLRPFQECSSTTVPNFSEITTVTFPVTPTSTLSSYQSQSSTSMLSNGFYHFGSTSSTPPISPASSDLSVSGSLPDTFNDGPMSSPQFGLQPSPVQGSTEESLMSSMNGGSIQLELEGIDTEKDKMLVEKQKVINELTWKLQQEQRQVEELRMQLQKRKRSNGLEEKQQPAQHFFGVPIKQENTVSSCPFASKQMALKGQASSSDKLSNCGVPQVPHIVNSHCLEPAGQSAITSSTFLSPQCSPQHSPLGAAKSPQHISLPPSPNSHYLLPVSPEGRSGSPPGSSCLRTAPMAAQSGQKFSISSPSFCKSSPALSEVKQPPAYEDAVKQQMTRSQQMDELLDVLIESGEIPANAKEDRSCLQKVPQIMVSTGNSGASVPKGSAPFEPGSAAPLPFEHCPGSSDAHLEVLLNAHSPLGRVSEMALLKMGAEEPHFEGMMEGFSGKAADELLNSQEILQTPLSPMETQLSPSPAEGSGLQMSFTESPWETMEWLDLTPPSSATGFSSLTPAGPSIFNIDFLDVADLNLNTSMDLHLQQW
- the MYOCD gene encoding myocardin isoform X5, translated to MTLLGSEHSLLIRSKFRSVLQLRLQQRRTREQLADQGIMPPLKSPSAFHEQRKSLERAKTEDYLKHKIRSRPERSDLVNMHILQDSAAEGSIQSTQMKLKRARLADDLNEKIALRPGPLELVEKNIIPVDSAVKEAIKGTQGGFPRPADAFAFEEDSSNDGLSPERPRSRGSPGPAEPPPGSKAPEPPPAAPAGAPQDRPPSADGHAPDTAPGQGSQCDSPKQPAGQESPTLPVPSAVKQSKSSSDSKNRHKKPKDTKPKVKKLKYHQYIPPDQKAEKSPPPMDSAYARLLQQQQLFLQLQILSQQQQQQQQQQQQQQQHFSYPGMHQGQLKQSNEQMVKSSNSSSASVNNTPLSPVKTTFSGQTCVSSIKPGPLPSNLDDLKVSELRQQLRIRGLPVSGTKTALMERLRPFQECSSTTVPNFSEITTVTFPVTPTSTLSSYQSQSSTSMLSNGFYHFGSTSSTPPISPASSDLSVSGSLPDTFNDGPMSSPQFGLQPSPVQGSTEESLMSSMNGGSIQLELEGIDTEKDKMLVEKQKVINELTWKLQQEQRQVEELRMQLQKRKRSNGLEEKQQPAQHFFGVPIKQENTVSSCPFASKQMALKGQASSSDKLSNCGVPQVPHIVNSHCLEPAGQSAITSSTFLSPQCSPQHSPLGAAKSPQHISLPPSPNSHYLLPVSPEGRSGSPPGSSCLRTAPMAAQSGQKFSISSPSFCKSSPALSEVKQPPAYEDAVKQQMTRSQQMDELLDVLIESGEIPANAKEDRSCLQKVPQIMVSTGNSGASVPKGSAPFEPGSAAPLPFEHCPGSSDAHLEVLLNAHSPLGRVSEMALLKMGAEEPHFEGMMEGFSGKAADELLNSQEILQTPLSPMETQLSPSPAEGSGLQMSFTESPWETMEWLDLTPPSSATGFSSLTPAGPSIFNIDFLDVADLNLNTSMDLHLQQW
- the MYOCD gene encoding myocardin isoform X7, whose amino-acid sequence is MNGVIKQDRSDHKSAPAGNEEEKAPKEKSASEVRDGTKLQPPPFAERKNVLQLRLQQRRTREQLADQGIMPPLKSPSAFHEQRKSLERAKTEDYLKHKIRSRPERSDLVNMHILQDSAAEGSIQSTQMKLKRARLADDLNEKIALRPGPLELVEKNIIPVDSAVKEAIKGTQGGFPRPADAFAFEEDSSNDGLSPERPRSRGSPGPAEPPPGSKAPEPPPAAPAGAPQDRPPSADGHAPDTAPGQGSQCDSPKQPAGQESPTLPVPSAVKSKSSSDSKNRHKKPKDTKPKVKKLKYHQYIPPDQKAEKSPPPMDSAYARLLQQQQLFLQLQILSQQQQQQQQQQQQQQQHFSYPGMHQGQLKQSNEQMVKSSNSSSASVNNTPLSPVKTTFSGQTCVSSIKPGPLPSNLDDLKVSELRQQLRIRGLPVSGTKTALMERLRPFQECSSTTVPNFSEITTVTFPVTPTSTLSSYQSQSSTSMLSNGFYHFGSTSSTPPISPASSDLSVSGSLPDTFNDGPMSSPQFGLQPSPVQGSTEESLMSSMNGGSIQLELEGIDTEKDKMLVEKQKVINELTWKLQQEQRQVEELRMQLQKRKRSNGLEEKQQPAQHFFGVPIKQENTVSSCPFASKQMALKGQASSSDKLSNCGVPQVPHIVNSHCLEPAGQSAITSSTFLSPQCSPQHSPLGAAKSPQHISLPPSPNSHYLLPVSPEGRSGSPPGSSCLRTAPQMTRSQQMDELLDVLIESGEIPANAKEDRSCLQKVPQIMVSTGNSGASVPKGSAPFEPGSAAPLPFEHCPGSSDAHLEVLLNAHSPLGRVSEMALLKMGAEEPHFEGMMEGFSGKAADELLNSQEILQTPLSPMETQLSPSPAEGSGLQMSFTESPWETMEWLDLTPPSSATGFSSLTPAGPSIFNIDFLDVADLNLNTSMDLHLQQW
- the MYOCD gene encoding myocardin isoform X11 gives rise to the protein MGRWLLDQPLCWTFMPLVTGCIYILQLRLQQRRTREQLADQGIMPPLKSPSAFHEQRKSLERAKTEDYLKHKIRSRPERSDLVNMHILQDSAAEGSIQSTQMKLKRARLADDLNEKIALRPGPLELVEKNIIPVDSAVKEAIKGTQGGFPRPADAFAFEEDSSNDGLSPERPRSRGSPGPAEPPPGSKAPEPPPAAPAGAPQDRPPSADGHAPDTAPGQGSQCDSPKQPAGQESPTLPVPSAVKSKSSSDSKNRHKKPKDTKPKVKKLKYHQYIPPDQKAEKSPPPMDSAYARLLQQQQLFLQLQILSQQQQQQQQQQQQQQQHFSYPGMHQGQLKQSNEQMVKSSNSSSASVNNTPLSPVKTTFSGQTCVSSIKPGPLPSNLDDLKVSELRQQLRIRGLPVSGTKTALMERLRPFQECSSTTVPNFSEITTVTFPVTPTSTLSSYQSQSSTSMLSNGFYHFGSTSSTPPISPASSDLSVSGSLPDTFNDGPMSSPQFGLQPSPVQGSTEESLMSSMNGGSIQLELEGIDTEKDKMLVEKQKVINELTWKLQQEQRQVEELRMQLQKRKRSNGLEEKQQPAQHFFGVPIKQENTVSSCPFASKQMALKGQASSSDKLSNCGVPQVPHIVNSHCLEPAGQSAITSSTFLSPQCSPQHSPLGAAKSPQHISLPPSPNSHYLLPVSPEGRSGSPPGSSCLRTAPQMTRSQQMDELLDVLIESGEIPANAKEDRSCLQKVPQIMVSTGNSGASVPKGSAPFEPGSAAPLPFEHCPGSSDAHLEVLLNAHSPLGRVSEMALLKMGAEEPHFEGMMEGFSGKAADELLNSQEILQTPLSPMETQLSPSPAEGSGLQMSFTESPWETMEWLDLTPPSSATGFSSLTPAGPSIFNIDFLDVADLNLNTSMDLHLQQW
- the MYOCD gene encoding myocardin isoform X9, which codes for MAPSSSPRPSQSGRTFYSCGSSREGPVSSWQTKASCHTEDYLKHKIRSRPERSDLVNMHILQDSAAEGSIQSTQMKLKRARLADDLNEKIALRPGPLELVEKNIIPVDSAVKEAIKGTQGGFPRPADAFAFEEDSSNDGLSPERPRSRGSPGPAEPPPGSKAPEPPPAAPAGAPQDRPPSADGHAPDTAPGQGSQCDSPKQPAGQESPTLPVPSAVKQSKSSSDSKNRHKKPKDTKPKVKKLKYHQYIPPDQKAEKSPPPMDSAYARLLQQQQLFLQLQILSQQQQQQQQQQQQQQQHFSYPGMHQGQLKQSNEQMVKSSNSSSASVNNTPLSPVKTTFSGQTCVSSIKPGPLPSNLDDLKVSELRQQLRIRGLPVSGTKTALMERLRPFQECSSTTVPNFSEITTVTFPVTPTSTLSSYQSQSSTSMLSNGFYHFGSTSSTPPISPASSDLSVSGSLPDTFNDGPMSSPQFGLQPSPVQGSTEESLMSSMNGGSIQLELEGIDTEKDKMLVEKQKVINELTWKLQQEQRQVEELRMQLQKRKRSNGLEEKQQPAQHFFGVPIKQENTVSSCPFASKQMALKGQASSSDKLSNCGVPQVPHIVNSHCLEPAGQSAITSSTFLSPQCSPQHSPLGAAKSPQHISLPPSPNSHYLLPVSPEGRSGSPPGSSCLRTAPMAAQSGQKFSISSPSFCKSSPALSEVKQPPAYEDAVKQQMTRSQQMDELLDVLIESGEIPANAKEDRSCLQKVPQIMVSTGNSGASVPKGSAPFEPGSAAPLPFEHCPGSSDAHLEVLLNAHSPLGRVSEMALLKMGAEEPHFEGMMEGFSGKAADELLNSQEILQTPLSPMETQLSPSPAEGSGLQMSFTESPWETMEWLDLTPPSSATGFSSLTPAGPSIFNIDFLDVADLNLNTSMDLHLQQW